The window TCCCGGCCCGGACGGGCGGGGAGCCCGCGGCAGCCCGTGGCGCCCTCGCCCGTCCGGGAGCGCGCCACCTGGATCACGGCACCAGGGTCCCAGCACCGGGGTCGCGGCAGCGGGGTCACGGCAGCGCACCCTGCGGCGCCGGACCGGAGGATCTCTCCGGACCGGACCGGACCGGACCGGAGTGAGAGAAACGGCCTGGGCCGGACACCGCGTGGTGTCCGGCCCAGGCCGTTTCGAAAGGCGCCTCGGCGCTACTTCTTGCGGCGACGGCCGCCGCCACCAGCGCTCTTCTGCGCCTTGCGGCGCTCCGCACGCGTCATCCCGTCGCCCTCGGACGCCGCGCCGTCGCCGTTGGAGAAGTCACCCTCCACGACACCGCCCTCGCCGTCCACCGTGGGAGCGGAGAAGTGCAGCCGGTCGGGGCGCTGGGGCGCGTCCAGACCCTTGGCCCGGATCTCCGGCCGGCCGGCCGGGGCCGGAACCGCGGCGTCCTGCTTGTCGAGCGAGGTCGGCTCGCCCGCCTGCACCGGAACCTCCTCGACCTGCTGCTCGACCTGGACCTCCAGGTTGAACAGGTAGCCGACGGACTCCTCCTTGATGCCCTCCATCATGGCGTTGAACATGTCGAAGCCCTCGCGCTGGTACTCGACCAGCGGGTCCTTCTGCGCCATGGCCCGGAGGCCGATGCCCTCCTGGAGGTAGTCCATCTCGTAGAGGTGCTCGCGCCACTTGCGGTCGAGCACGGACAGCACCACGCGCCGCTCCAGCTCACGCATGATGTCCGAGCCGAGGGTCTTCTCGCGCTCCGCGTACTGCTCGTGGATGTCGTCCTTCACCGACTCGGCGATGAAGTCGGCCGTGACCCCCGCCAGGTCGCCTGCGGCGTCCTCGAGCTCGGCGACGGTGACCTTCACCGGGTAGAGCTGCTTGAAGGCGCCCCACAGTCGGTCGAGGTCCCACTCCTCGGCGAAGCCCTCCGCCGTCTCCTGGCGGATGTAGTCGTCGATCGTGTCGTCCATGAAGTGGCGGATCTGGTCCTGCAGGTCCTCGCCCTCCAGGACGCGGCGGCGCTCCCCGTAGATGACCTCGCGCTGACGGTTGAGCACCTCGTCGTACTTCAGGACGTTCTTGCGCGTCTCGAAGTTCTGCTGCTCGACCTGCGACTGCGCGGAGGCGATCGCCCGGGTGACCATCTTGTTCTCGATGGGGACGTCGTCGGGCACGTTCGCCATCGACATGACGCGCTCGACCATCTGCGCCTTGAACAGGCGCATCAGGTCGTCACCCAGCGACAGGTAGAAGCGGGACTCGCCCGGGTCGCCCTGACGGCCGGAACGACCGCGCAGCTGGTTGTCGATACGGCGCGACTCGTGCCGCTCCGTGCCCAGGACGTACAGCCCGCCGAGCTCCTTGACCTCTTCGAACTCCGCCTTGACGGCCTGCTCGGCCTTCTCCAGCGCGGCGGGCAGGGCTGCCGCCCACTCCTCGACGTGCTCCACGGGGTCCAGACCGCGCTGGCGCAGCTCCGCCTCGGCGAGGTCGTCCGGGTTCCCGCCGAGCTTGATGTCCGTGCCTCGGCCGGCCATGTTCGTGGCGACCGTGACCGCGCCCTTGCGGCCGGCCTGGGCGACGATCGTCGCCTCACGGTCGTGCTGCTTGGCGTTGAGGACCTCGTGCTGGACACCGCGCTTGGAGAGCTGCTGCGAGAGGTACTCGGACTTCTCGACGGAGGTCGTGCCGACCAGGATCGGCTGGCCCTTCTCGTGCTTCTCCGCGATGTCATCGACGACCGCGGCGAACTTCGCGACCTCGGTGCGGTAGATCAGGTCGGACTGGTCGGCGCGGACCATCGGCCGGTTCGTCGGGATGGGCACGACACCGAGCTTGTAGATCTGGTGGAACTCCGCGGCCTCGGTCATGGCCGTACCGGTCATGCCGGAGAGCTTGCCGTACAGGCGGAAGAAGTTCTGCAGGGTGATCGTGGCGAGCGTCTGGTTCTCGTCCTTGATGTCCACCCCTTCCTTCGCCTCGATGGCCTGGTGCATGCCCTCGTTGTAGCGACGGCCGGCGAGGATGCGGCCGGTGTGCTCGTCGACGATCATGACTTCGCCGTCGATGACGACGTAGTCCTTGTCCTTCTTGAAGAGTTCCTTGGCCTTGATCGCGTTGTTGAGGTAACCGACGAGCGGGGTGTTCACCGACTCGTAGAGGTTGTCGATCCCCAGCCAGTCCTCGACCTTCGCGACACCGGGCTCGTGGATGGCCACGGTGCGCTTCTTCTCGTCGACCTCGTAGTCGCCGGTCTCCTCGATGCCCTTCAGCGGGTTGCCCGCCTCACCCCGGGTGAGGCGCGTCACCAGCTTGGCGAAGTCGCCGTACCACTTGGTCGCCTGGTCGGCGGGGCCGGAGATGATCAGCGGCGTACGGGCTTCGTCGACGAGGATCGAGTCGACCTCGTCGACGATGGCGAAGTTGTGGCCGCGCTGGACGAGCTCGTCCTGGGACCACGCCATGTTGTCGCGGAGGTAGTCGAAGCCGAACTCGTTGTTCGTGCCGTAGGTGATGTCGCAGGCGTACTGCTCACGGCGCTGCGCCGGTGTCATGTTCGCGATGATGCAGCCGACCTCGAGACCGAGGAACTTGTGCACCCGGCCCATCATCTCGGAGTCACGCTCGGCGAGGTAGTCGTTCACCGTGATCAGGTGCACGCCCTTGCCGGAGAGCGCGTTGAGATACGCCGGCAGGGTGCCGACGAGGGTCTTGCCCTCACCGGTCTTCATCTCGGCGACATAGCCGAGGTGCAGCGCGGCGCCGCCCATCATCTGGACGTCGTAGTGGCGCTGTCCGAGGACTCGCTTCGCGGCCTCACGGACGGTCGCGAATGCTTCGGGAAGCAGGTCGTCCAGGCTCTCGCCGTCCGCGTACCGTTCCTTGTACTCGTCGGTGAGCGCCCGCAGCTCGGCGTCGGAGAGGTTGACGAAGTCCTCTTCGATGGAGCTGACCTGGTCCGCGATGCGGTGCAGTTTGCGCAGGATCTTGCCTTCGCCTGCACGCATGAGCTTGTTGAAGACGGACACTGAGGCTGGTCTCCTTGCCGGTCGGGCCTGGCACTGGGTCGTGTAATGGACTCGGCGCGGGCACGGCAGGTGGGCCCCACCGCAACGGCCATCGTAAGCGAGGACCCCGCCGCGCCGGGAGGGCTGCTGCCGCGTTGGCCCCGCCGCACCCTTCCAGGACAACGGACGGAGGGGACGGAAGGTGCCGGGCAGCCCGAAAAGTACTCGCATCCCGGTGGCCGGATCCTCAGTATTCCTTCATGGAACCCACCGCCTTCACCACGGACCGACTGCTGCTGCGGCCCTTCGAGCCCGGGGACGCGGATGCGGTGTACGCCGCCTGCCAGGACCCGGACATCCGGCGCTGGACGGTCGTCCCCTCCCCGTACACCCGCGCCGACGCCGAACTCTTCACGCGGGACCTGTCGCCCGCCGGCTGGCAGGACGACACGATGTACAACTTCGCGGTCCTGCGGCGGGACGGCGGGGAGCTCACCGGGGCCCTCGGCCTCGGGCGCCGCAA is drawn from Streptomyces sp. NBC_00178 and contains these coding sequences:
- the secA gene encoding preprotein translocase subunit SecA: MSVFNKLMRAGEGKILRKLHRIADQVSSIEEDFVNLSDAELRALTDEYKERYADGESLDDLLPEAFATVREAAKRVLGQRHYDVQMMGGAALHLGYVAEMKTGEGKTLVGTLPAYLNALSGKGVHLITVNDYLAERDSEMMGRVHKFLGLEVGCIIANMTPAQRREQYACDITYGTNNEFGFDYLRDNMAWSQDELVQRGHNFAIVDEVDSILVDEARTPLIISGPADQATKWYGDFAKLVTRLTRGEAGNPLKGIEETGDYEVDEKKRTVAIHEPGVAKVEDWLGIDNLYESVNTPLVGYLNNAIKAKELFKKDKDYVVIDGEVMIVDEHTGRILAGRRYNEGMHQAIEAKEGVDIKDENQTLATITLQNFFRLYGKLSGMTGTAMTEAAEFHQIYKLGVVPIPTNRPMVRADQSDLIYRTEVAKFAAVVDDIAEKHEKGQPILVGTTSVEKSEYLSQQLSKRGVQHEVLNAKQHDREATIVAQAGRKGAVTVATNMAGRGTDIKLGGNPDDLAEAELRQRGLDPVEHVEEWAAALPAALEKAEQAVKAEFEEVKELGGLYVLGTERHESRRIDNQLRGRSGRQGDPGESRFYLSLGDDLMRLFKAQMVERVMSMANVPDDVPIENKMVTRAIASAQSQVEQQNFETRKNVLKYDEVLNRQREVIYGERRRVLEGEDLQDQIRHFMDDTIDDYIRQETAEGFAEEWDLDRLWGAFKQLYPVKVTVAELEDAAGDLAGVTADFIAESVKDDIHEQYAEREKTLGSDIMRELERRVVLSVLDRKWREHLYEMDYLQEGIGLRAMAQKDPLVEYQREGFDMFNAMMEGIKEESVGYLFNLEVQVEQQVEEVPVQAGEPTSLDKQDAAVPAPAGRPEIRAKGLDAPQRPDRLHFSAPTVDGEGGVVEGDFSNGDGAASEGDGMTRAERRKAQKSAGGGGRRRKK